GatgtaataaagaaataaagaaatggcagttaagtttataatttaactttttactttGCCTGAGAGCTTTGGTTCCCATGCTGCATAAATACACCAAGTtatgtttgtgtttaaaaaaaaaaaatcaaatctcggtgcacccgggtggctcagtcagttgagcaccgacttgggtccaggtcatgatctcactgttcacgggttcaagccccacgtctggttctgttctgacagctcggagcctggagcctgcttcaaattctgtgtctccttctctctctgcccttctcctgtaggcactctgtctctctctctctctctctctcaaaaataaaataaacattaaaaaaaatttttaaactcaaATCTCTAAACTCAGAGTTTCTATGTTTTTAGCTTTTGAAGTTTCtaaatttaagtttttcattAGTAGTCAAACCTCTGAAAGAAATGCTTCATAGTTCCTCTAATTCTTCAtcttccattcattcttcagtgcACTGCTGTCACCAATCCCTATTGATTTTATAGATATGCAGGGATTCAGCTAATAATGTATGAATTAAATTTCCAATCCAGATCTTTCTTCTAGATAATTCCATACAGGCTGTCTCCTATGATAGTCTCAGTGTATTTGAAACTATTACTTTTACAATgaccctttcccttccccatgaAACCTCCTTTTCCTATGTTCCCTTCATGTATATGATATCATCTCCCAATTGATTGCCCACAATGGAACATAGGAGTTGTTCTAGGATCTTCCATTTACCTCAAGCTTCATCATCTCCCAAATTAAGTTAACTGTCAGATCCTGTCATACACTAGAAAGgggcttaaaattattttctgtcctcATCCCCTTATTTCATTCCTTGGCTGGAGATTCACTCTCACCTAGCCTACTTAATAATCTCCTATCAGAGCCTCTAACCTGTACCTAATTCTGCTTCACGTTTTCCAGTGGCTCTGGATGGCCTCCAGCATTGTGGCATATAAAACTCTTGCCTCCTGTCCAATTTTTCAGCCTCAACTGCCATACCCATTCAAATTATTCTCCTACCATACTCCTCCTGATATGGTACCTTTGCAAACTGTTTCCTCTCTCAAAGGCCTTCACTGCATCCTACTccccctgcccacacacacacacccaaaatcTATTGACACTCATTGAAGTCTTAGTTTAAGGTTAAATTCCAATGTGAGATCTTTTCTGGTCTTCCCAGGCAGGATGGCTACAATCTCCTATGAATGATCATGGcttctgttttacatatttacCAATGCATGTATCACATGGTACATTTCAGGTTATAAGTACTGGCTTCATTCTTAGGCTTCATGTGGTGGTATAAGCATTTTAAGAAATCTAAACTGAAATAAAGGCTGAATGTccagtgaggggaaaaaaattccccTTTTCCTGGGAAACATACAAAATTACTAAGATTCACTTGTCTTTGGATACATGCTCACTACCAAACTAGTCACTGTTAGTTACACTCATTCCCAAggtgttacaattttttttttaatttttaacatttattttattattgagagacagagagagacagagcatgagctgggcagagagaggaggagacacagaatcagaagcaggctccaggctctgagctgtcagcacagagcctgacgcggggctcgaactcaccgattgtgagatcgtgacctgagctgaagtcggacacttaaccgaccaagccacccaggcgcccctcaaggagTTACAATTTTTATCATCAGTCAGGGTCCCAACAGGAAGTAGATGACAAACTCAAATTAGGATAATTCAAAAAGAATTTATATACAAAGGGACTAATTACAAAGATGTGGTGTGGCCTGGAACCATAATCAATACCGATAGGCACCCTGTCTGTGTACCACGGCCAGGGAGGAACCTCGATGTCAGATTCCCACATGACCTGGGTCCGGAAACACGTCCCAATGACAACAATCTCACCAGGGTCACCTTGGCATGCTGGATGGCTGTACAGCAGCAGGGAGCAATGATTCCTGCCCCGGCCGCGGCTCCAGTCTGCTCGGCAGCCGCCCAGGGAAGTTCACTGCCATGTAGAAACCACATCCATGGCCTGTTACCCACCTCAGTGGCCCAGTGGGCAACATCTTTGCAGAATTTGTGGTCTCAAGAAGTTAGGAAGGTTTTTTAATAGCAACAATATTGTTCATCATGCTGAAACCTCCCTCAACTTCTGCTAAACTAACAAGCAATTATATTCAAAATCCTGCCTGAGAGTTTTCCATATTCAGTATTTCTATTATCAATTCTCAGTAAGATCAGAGAACAATTTTCAATAGTTGCCTTGATTGACTTGAACTAAAGCACTTATTTtagaatgtatatttttagatGCACCACTTAGTATAATTTTTAACACTTTAGTTGCCAACTGATAGACAACCATTTCAatatcaatattctttttttaattttatttatttattttaatatttatttatttttgagagagagagagagagtgggggaggggcaaagaaagagggagacagagaatctgaagcagaccccgcactgtcagtgcagagcccactcaggactcgaactcaccaaccgtgagatcttgacctgagccaaagtggaacacttaaccacctgagccacccaggcacccctcaatatcAACATTCTTAATATTGAATACCCAATAAGTACGGCTGGTAACATCCCTACTATTATAGGAAATGCAAGGTGTAGGTGCCTGGAAACTTTTTCAAATGACTCCCATAATGCACTTACCTCGTCATAGTGCAGTGATCTGTAAAGCCTGCTAATAAGCTCTTTGAGAAAATGTTTAGTGACACATTCATGTTTATATCCAGAGTGCCAGCTACAAAGCTGAAACTAAATTAATGTTTGATCAATAGGTATATGCCTTTTTTCCTGAACTACTGATAAACAAACAATATACTCCTTAATGGCATGGGTTGCATCTTTTATGCATATGCATCACATATAGAACCTAACACACACTGCATtgcttaataaattttattgattgGTGCTCAAAACTTAGGAAACAAATCAGGAGGTTCAACCATTGTGTGCTCTGATATTTTGTCATTCTGTCCAGATGACAGTTCAGATTTGTCCTATGCTAAGTCATAGCTAGGTAATATAAAATTATCATCATTTAACCATGTCATGTCTGACATGGttctttataatttgtttataattttctctaCAATGCATGACTACTAATATCAATTCCAAGTACAttcattaaaatagttttaatctACAGATAATAATAGCCACTACTATCATAGtaatcaaagtaaaaaaatgggtagaaataATTGAAGTTACTGAATGAGaacctgtattttaaattataaaaaaaactaGCCTTAAAAtcttgaagaagagaaaaactacTTGCTAGCAATTTCAATGCTTTCAGATAGGAAAAACAgctaagtgaaaatatatgaaaggagTTCTCCTTTCTTGTTATTCAGATATGGACAGATTTCTCATAATTATCTTGGGATTGAGTCTCAAGATGTTACTATCTTAACCCTGTGCTTCAATTTGTATCTTGGCATGTTAGGATAATTTACTGTCTCAAATGGAGAAATACAAGATATTATATTCCACAGCGTTATGTAAAGCCAACTGAATACAATGAAAATAGAAAGATCCCCATCTTATTTAACATTGTGGCTACCTTATACTATACATTTACATAAAGCCAATGTATATTTAAGCTAAACATGTTCCACTCAATCACAGCCTCTCTTACCCAAGTTTAAAAGTAAGCTTTATTTCCTAATGTAGTTAATAGCCTGTAGTTAATAATCAGCAGCCTGGAAGACCAGCTTCTGCTTAAGCAGAGCTCCAAGTCATGGCTGTATAAAATCTGTCTTGTGTTTCAGGGTTCATTCTACTGGGTATTTGCCTCCCCTTGAAACTACTTCTTACTCTATAACAAAATCTTTACAAATAGTTACTTTACAAAATAGTTACTTCATAGATCTCATGACTAGAAGAGAGTTATTATGTAAAGTACTAAATTTTTCACTGACAGGAACATGATGATTAAGAGAATGAGTTTGTTCTACCAATTGTTTGTTATGTTGTCATTGTAGAGAAGTTTATTAAACTTCAGTACGTCAGTTTTCTTATCTACGAAATGGGAGATAATAATTGTACCTACctcggggcgcctaggtagctcagtctgctaagcatccgactcttgattttggctcaagtcatgatctcacagtttgtgagattcaagccccacatcaagcccgCACTGGGCATAGAACCTGCTTagtattccctctctccctctccttctgtccctccctcgctcgtgcacctgtgcacacatgtgtgtaggttctctcctccttctctctctctctaaaaaaaaaacagaaacaaaaacaaaattgcttttgtatgacctccccctccccctcattaTTTATAGTATAAAGTAAACCAAACTATGACTCGATGAACTTATAGTttaatatgaatgaaatatacTTGGACATTAAGATCAAACCAACAGctgaacataataaaaacaactgTGCAAGTAGAGTAAATGCATGGCGGCTAGATCAATAAATTGGCAAATATTAATTCTCAGGAAAGCCTGGggaaatttttctctctttgttatTATCAAGAAGGCCATATATAATTTATGAGACTTCCAGTTCTGCTTAACAAGTAATGCTAACTATTTCCCATTCAAAATATAGACTGCCATCTATGTTCTAGTAGGAGAGACGTGTGACCTAGTCTATGTCCAGTAACCTAGAGGTGGTCCCTAGCAGTCCCTAGCACTGTGAGGACTCACAATGCGACCTTAAGATGTAAAGGAACAGGAAAGAATCTGATTGGAGGCCATGCATGAATTAATGAAGGTGGATGATTTACTGgaattcttttttgtaatgtttattcatttttgagacagagagagaaagagacacagcatgagctagggaggggcagagagagagggagacacagaatctgaagcaggctccgggctctgagctgtcagcacagagcccaatgtggggctcaaacccatgaaccgcaaacctcgagatcatttacctgagccgaagtcagacgctcaactgactgaaccacccaggcaccccgatttagTGAAATTCTAATTGGAAgtggcaaggaaaataaaacaaaaaggaaaagaaactcaaTTGTGATTGGttacatttgttttccattttctttgttcaatAAATACAACTATCAGAAGATtagttttctaaatttaataatGGGATGATTTCTTAGAAACTGCAATCAAATTTATATGACtcattttgattttctccttAGCACTACCTACCATTTTATTGAGCCTAATTTAAATGCTACAATGTGATTCTTAGAGGATTCAGCTGAATTATCAAATAATTCAGCCACTAATATTAAGCTGGTCCACTTACCAACAGAATTcacttttattatgaaaacacACATAACTATCTCCAAATAGTTTCTCTTATTCAATATTCTATTCAAAATGTAATTTCAAAATTGCCTCTTGAAGAGACTCTTATGTCAAAACTGTTTATCAGGCAAATTTAAGTGggaagttatttttgtttataatacaGAAAATGTCATCGCTATTAAATCAACTCCTATAACACTAAATAAGCAGTAGATACATTCACATAacactcaataataaataaattaattaaacactaaataaatacataattaaccaatcaagaaatatttagttttttaattgaatatttggTACAAGTTTTATGatgagagaatgggggggggatTAGGAGGAAGGTAGAAACTAATTAATCTACTGTGTTTCTAATATGTCTAATGGCTTGGAGTAAGCATTTCACCTGTGACCATTAACTGCCTAAAGATATTTCCAGGGAAATTAGCTAAAAACTGTGAGGTCCACTGATCTTGAAAGCACATATCAAGGATTTTCATGATAACCCTGATGGTGCAGATGACCATGCCATTAAGCCTCAGGCCCTGCGATCCAGTATTTGGTTTAGAAAATATGGTCGGTCATATGACATAACTCTCACCACAGGCTGGAAAGAGTGGAAATGATGtgggggaaggaaataatagCCCTAAAGCAGGAGGTCTAAGCCGTACTGTAAAAAGTCAGCAATAAAAATAGCCAGGGAAACAGCAGAAGAAAAGCTAGAGTAAGatcatttatttggaaaattccaagaaataatttaagaatgtgagaaagagagatgcTGAGAAAGTTGTACAACAGAAATGTCAGAGCTGCTCTCAACCAAGAAGTCATTGATGCTGTAGCAGCAAAAGGCTTAGACAAACAGCTGAGTAACAGCCCTGTTGGGTTCTCCCCAAACCCCTAACTCCCTGggccaacagcagcagcaacatcggggaacttgttagaaatgcaagtttgagggccccacccccagtgtTACTGAATCTCTAACTCCAAAGGGTGGGACCTGATAACTTGTGTTTTAACAGTCCTACTGATGGTTCTGAGGCAAGCTAAATTGGAAAACCACAggtttagaatttcttttttgtttttaacatttcattttatcttttgagagacagagagagatggagtgcgaactgaggaggggcagacagagagggagacacagaaaccaaagcaagctccaggctgagctgtcagcccagagccctacttggtgctcaaacccatgaaccgtgagatcatgacctgagccgaagtcagatacttaaccgactgagccacccaggcgctccagcagtttaggatttctttttcttaaaatgttttttaatgttggggcacctgggcggctcagtcggttgggcatccgacttcagctcaggtaatgatctcatggtctgtgagttcgagccccttgtcaggctctgtgctgacagctcagagcctggagcctgcttctgattctgtgtctccctctttctgaccctcccccactcacactctgtttctctctctctctctctctctctctcaaaaaaaaataaataaacattaacacatttttttaacgtttattttttttgagagagacagaacatgagcatgggagaggcagagagagaagacacaggatTCGCAACAGGCTACAagctctgagatatcagcacagacctcgatgcagggctcaaactcaccaactgtgagatcatgacctgagctgaagtcagatgcttaaccaactgagccacccaggcgccccatccaatGGTTTAGAATTTCTTAGGGAAACTTTagcttccattctttttctggTGCTATCCTAGTTACCCTTTAAAAGGGGTAAGTGTTGATATAAATAACGTAGATTTATAGCTTCTCAATTATACACCGGACAACTACTCATTTTCTGGGTAACAGgtattcaaatttcttttttctaatgtttgtttatatactttgagaaagagtgagagacagcacaagtgggggaggggcagagagagggagagagagaatcgcaagcaggctctgtgctgtgaacaCAAGGAGCCTGATACCAggttccatcccatgaaccgtgagatcatgacctgagctgaactcaagtgttagatacttaaccgactgagccactcaaattTAACCCTCAAATTTCTTGTGCCCCTCAATTTGCTTAGGAGCAAGCCATCAGCACCTGCCTTCAATgaatatcagaaaataaaaattaaatttactacTGATAACCAAACACAAGTAAAATACTAGATGTGCTTACCTCAAAGttttattatacacacacacaacacttgATACAATAATACTAAGTAAAGTATTTGTTTTATCAGTTCCAACAAATAAGATATaaccactttaaatttttttaatgtttatttatttttgagagggagaaagagggagagcataagtgggggaggggcagagagagagacagacacacagaatctgaagcaggcttcaggctcccagctgtctgcacagagccccacgcagagctcgaacacacgaactgtgagatcatgacctgagctgaagtcagaggcttaaccgactgggccacccaggcgccccaagacataatgactttaaagtaaaaataatttaaggacTATGGAGGTACAATAATAGTTACAACCAAGAATAAAGCTTCAGACTtccatcttctctctgtcttttcctaaGATATAGGTGGCTGCTatagaattattaaaaaagagagaagggctgatgcaaaaaaaaaaaaagaaaaaatactatcATATAAAAAAGATTAATCCGATTTCATTACACTCTAATTGCTCTTATTTGGCTTACAATTAAACAATAGCATtgattaaagcaaaaattataagcCCTGTTTGGAGTGTCCTCTTTCAGACATAAGGTCACAGGGTCCTTACAATGGTGACTTGTAAAGAAGAATAATTTCCATTTCAGAGTGAGTGCCATTATGAGCTCTCCTTGCTGGCAAGTTCACCTTGTTAAGTGAGTTATTTTGTCATATATGTCATTGTAATAGTGGTCAGTGTTTTATGGCTGTTTCACTCCcactaattttatttcatctttttaaaccaAATTCGCTACTTATGTCCACAAAGACTACTAAACACTCTgacattttcctcatttcataAAATGATCATAGAATGCTAGGGatgtactaaaaatattttatttttatttatttccctttttataataCTTATATCCTGACATGAAATACTTAGAAGTTCCTTTAGACTCCATGAGTTCAATGATAATATTCTCAATGTAACTTTAAATTAAGTACAAAATTGTTTATGATTTTGAATATTGCCTGTAAtatgatattttcttatattggGTTATATAATGCATAACTATGTATTAATGACATGTGCTATTTAACTTTTACTGCatagatgaagagaaaaacatagCTCGgattaatatagtttttaaatgcaATTCTACGATGGTAGAGATTTTACCGAGTAATACGTTAGTTTActcataaaaattgttttatgtgagctgtattttcagaaatgttttgaaagttattgtttgttactgttttcgttggaatttttaaattaaatgaaaagaaagagaaaatctataatctaaattcccatttttttaaaatccatggaATATTctgggaaaacacacacatacactttttctaaatttattctgaaagggagagaaaaattttTGAAGACTTCTCTGAactgttttcctcctcctttgttACAGGTATCCATTTTTGCAGctatattaatcttttaaaacaaacaaaatggattCCTTAAACTCATCTGATCAAAACTTGACTTCAGAAGAACTATTAAACAGAATGCCGTCTAAAATTCTGGTGTCCCTCACTCTCTCCGGGCTGGCACTGATGACAACAACCATCAACTCCCTTGTGATTGCTGCAATTATTGTCACCCGGAAGCTGCACCACCCAGCCAACTATTTAATTTGCTCCCTTGCCGTCACAGATTTTCTTGTAGCTGTCCTGGTGATGCCTTTCAGCATCGTGTACATTGTGAGAGAGAGCTGGATTATGGGGCAGGTGGTCTGTGACATCTGGCTGAGCGTTGACATTACGTGCTGCACGTGCTCCATCTTGCATCTCTCTGCTATAGCTCTGGATCGGTATCGGGCAATCACAGATGCTGTGGAGTACTCCAGGAAAAGGACTCCCAAGCATGCTGGCATTACGATTACAATAGTTTggattatatctatttttatctctATGCCTCCTTTATTTTGGAGGCACCAAGGAACTAGCCGCGATGATGAGTGCATCATCAAACACGACCACATCGTCTCGACTATTTACTCAACATTCGGAGCTTTCTACATCCCATTAACATTGATTTTGATCCTCtactacaaaatatataaagcagcgAAAATGTTATACCACAAGAGACAAGCAAGTAGGATTGCCAAGGAGGAGGTGAATGGCCAAGATCTTTTGGGGAGTAGTGAGAAAAGCACCAGACTAGTCTCCACACCCTACATGCTAGAAAAATCTTTATCTGATCCATCAACAGACTTTGATAAAATTCACAGCACAGTGAAAGGCTCCAGGTCTGATTTCAAGCATGAGAAATCTTGGAGAAGGCAAAAGATCTCAGGCACAAGAGAACGCAAAGCAGCCACTACGCTGGGGTTAATCTTGGGTGCATTTGTAATATGTTGGCTTCCTTTCTTTGTAAAAGAATTGGTTGTTAATGTCTGTGAAAAGTGTAAAATTTCTGAAGAAATGTCAAATTTTTTGACATGGCTTGGATATCTCAACTCCCTTATAAATCCACTGATTTATACAATCTTTAATGAAGACTTCAAGAAAGCCTTCCAAAAACTTGTACGATGTCGATGTTAGTTTAAAGAAAGTTTATCATTAGAAGGTTGGGGATTTCTTGAGGTGAAGTAACTAAATGAATGATGAATAACAAAACAGTTAAACTTTTAGAGGAAATACATTAAAACTGCTAAACttataagaatataatttatattttaatagcaaCATGAACATAAACTTCTTGAGTAAAAGATGTTTCTTTTGACCATCATTCTAGAGTATTCAAAATGCCAAGAAAATTTACTGCTTATAAACAACATTTTGCCTATGCAATGTCCCTAACAGGCTAACTGAAAATACGTATTagagtaattattattaataacagtGATTTTCTAGGTTTATGGCTTATGACAATTACAGAAGAGTATTCAATTAACCACATCTGTAATTTCTATATAATGCTATGGTTTTGTTATAAAATTCTGccattttagagaaaagaaaattcaccaCAATGCACCCATTTCTCCTACCTAACCACTCTTGTCCCACCTTCACCTTATCCTGGGAAAAAtgggaggaggaagcagccaACAATGATTCCTAATATGACTGGAGGAAATGTCAGCCAGGAGATTGATATGATCTTTGTATTTAGATAGTAAAGAGTAATCATAAAGTGAGTTAGGCATTGTAAAATAATTCTGAATGCTGAACTTGtgcatatttaacattttctttttgttcaataTGAATTCCTAGGAAGATATTTTCTTAACCATGTATTCTCAATATTTGAAATCAAAACCTTACCCTAGTAACAGTAACTCAGGAGAGGGTTCAGGGGAGGTGTTCTAATTGCCCCCATGTTGATTTAGGACTCAAATTTAAGGCACTAAGTACCCTAGGTTACTCACCATAGTTATTGTATTCCTAATGCCTTTTTTGAAATCTAAACTAAACGTCCTTTCTGTTAATGTTAGCAAGCTCATTTGCTCACTAAAATGTCAGTGGTATTTTGCACTTCAGCAGTTCCAGATCTTCAATTTACACATTATGTCCCTTTTGTTAGAGAGAATGTGATAGGAATTCTTAGAACTTTCCACTGACTTTAAAAACATCTCTGGTTTTTCAACTGGTAGAAATCAACAGGTAAAAAGATTCATATTATgctaattataaatatattatattttttatatatctcCCAGTCACTTCACTAGTTCAGTAAGCCAAAGCAATTCCATTAAGTTTCTCTTCCTGATTTATAGacggattttattttattttttttcaaaaaattttttaacgtttattttatttttgagacagagagagatggagcatgaacaggggaggggcagagagagagggagacacagaattggaagcaggctccaggctctgagccatcagcccagagcccgacgcggggctcgaactcacggactgtgagatcgtgacctgagctgaagtcgga
This genomic stretch from Acinonyx jubatus isolate Ajub_Pintada_27869175 chromosome C2, VMU_Ajub_asm_v1.0, whole genome shotgun sequence harbors:
- the HTR1F gene encoding 5-hydroxytryptamine receptor 1F — translated: MDSLNSSDQNLTSEELLNRMPSKILVSLTLSGLALMTTTINSLVIAAIIVTRKLHHPANYLICSLAVTDFLVAVLVMPFSIVYIVRESWIMGQVVCDIWLSVDITCCTCSILHLSAIALDRYRAITDAVEYSRKRTPKHAGITITIVWIISIFISMPPLFWRHQGTSRDDECIIKHDHIVSTIYSTFGAFYIPLTLILILYYKIYKAAKMLYHKRQASRIAKEEVNGQDLLGSSEKSTRLVSTPYMLEKSLSDPSTDFDKIHSTVKGSRSDFKHEKSWRRQKISGTRERKAATTLGLILGAFVICWLPFFVKELVVNVCEKCKISEEMSNFLTWLGYLNSLINPLIYTIFNEDFKKAFQKLVRCRC